The following proteins come from a genomic window of Pseudomonas sp. WJP1:
- a CDS encoding class I SAM-dependent methyltransferase: MEMPTKQQAIASNRDAWNDSARHHKDSSEWQALWRAVEHADFSCLDETLTGVLEQVGIDGKDVVQLGCNNGRESLSLFALGARHVVGVDQSAAFLEQARELASRSSHGPEFIEADIHHLPPTLQGRFDMALVTIGVLNWMPDIGAFFRHAALTLKPGGALVIYETHPFLEMFDPEAADPYSLASSYFRRDPFVQNQPIVYEGKVEQPAAPSYWFVHTLGAIFSGAIDAGLQISHFREYPHSNREELYDRYQGQEAQLPMCFTWVAVKR, encoded by the coding sequence ATGGAAATGCCGACAAAACAGCAGGCCATCGCCAGCAACCGCGATGCCTGGAATGATTCCGCCCGTCACCACAAGGACAGCTCTGAATGGCAGGCGCTCTGGCGAGCCGTGGAACACGCGGATTTTTCCTGCCTGGATGAAACCCTGACCGGGGTCCTGGAGCAGGTCGGCATCGACGGCAAGGACGTGGTGCAACTGGGCTGCAACAACGGCCGCGAAAGCCTGTCGCTGTTCGCCCTGGGGGCCCGCCATGTCGTGGGGGTCGATCAGTCTGCGGCGTTTCTTGAGCAGGCGCGGGAGCTGGCGTCTCGCTCATCCCACGGGCCTGAGTTCATCGAGGCCGACATTCACCACCTGCCACCGACACTGCAGGGACGCTTCGACATGGCCCTGGTGACCATCGGCGTGTTGAACTGGATGCCGGACATCGGCGCGTTCTTTCGCCATGCGGCGCTAACCCTCAAGCCCGGTGGCGCGCTGGTGATCTACGAAACCCACCCGTTCCTGGAAATGTTCGACCCCGAGGCCGCCGATCCCTACAGCCTGGCCAGCTCGTACTTTCGCCGTGATCCTTTTGTGCAGAACCAGCCGATCGTCTATGAAGGCAAGGTCGAGCAACCGGCCGCCCCGTCCTACTGGTTTGTCCATACCCTGGGGGCGATCTTCAGCGGCGCCATCGATGCGGGGCTGCAGATCAGCCATTTCAGGGAGTACCCGCATTCCAACCGCGAGGAGCTCTATGACCGCTACCAGGGGCAGGAGGCGCAGTTGCCGATGTGTTTTACCTGGGTGGCGGTGAAGCGGTGA
- a CDS encoding ABC transporter ATP-binding protein, which translates to MLEVQGVFKSYATPQGPLPVLQGVDLSLKPGSSLALMGESGSGKSTLLHLIAGLDKVDRGSIRSGQQRLEQMNEGQLASWRRTEIGLVFQQFNLIGSLRVEDNLAFQARLAGRHDPRWQAHLVQRLGLGDLLRRYPEQLSGGQQQRVALGRALASQPKLLLADEPTGSLDEATSAEVLKLLLELLDDSPTTLLMVTHSPSVAARMAEKVVLHGGRLAAVGKG; encoded by the coding sequence ATGCTGGAAGTCCAGGGTGTCTTCAAAAGCTACGCCACCCCGCAAGGCCCATTGCCGGTGCTGCAAGGTGTCGACCTGAGCCTCAAGCCGGGCAGCAGCCTGGCGCTGATGGGCGAGTCGGGCAGCGGCAAGAGCACCTTGCTGCACCTGATCGCCGGGCTGGACAAGGTCGATCGCGGCAGCATCCGCAGCGGGCAGCAGCGCCTGGAGCAGATGAACGAAGGGCAACTGGCGAGTTGGCGACGCACCGAGATCGGCCTGGTGTTCCAGCAGTTCAACCTGATCGGCAGCTTGCGGGTGGAGGACAACCTGGCGTTTCAGGCGCGCCTGGCCGGGCGCCATGATCCGCGTTGGCAGGCGCATCTGGTGCAGCGCCTGGGCTTGGGCGATTTGCTGCGGCGCTATCCCGAACAGCTCTCCGGCGGCCAGCAACAACGGGTCGCATTGGGCCGCGCACTGGCGTCGCAACCGAAGTTGCTGTTGGCCGACGAGCCCACCGGCAGCCTCGATGAAGCCACCAGCGCCGAGGTGCTGAAGTTGCTGCTCGAGCTGCTCGACGACAGTCCGACGACCCTGCTGATGGTCACTCACAGCCCCAGCGTTGCGGCGCGAATGGCGGAAAAGGTGGTGTTGCACGGCGGTCGACTGGCGGCCGTGGGCAAAGGCTGA
- a CDS encoding ABC transporter permease, giving the protein MRIFRQTLRALLSHWRQHPVQFFSVLTGLWLATSLLTGVQALNSQARDSYAKASQLIGGEPQASLSAPGGGTFSQQLFVDLRRAGWPVSPVLQGRLTLKGHEDQRLQLMGIEPVSLPAGSEVAGRALAIEQVVEFFTPPGSTWIAPQTLQALGLAQGDRPQALNGQALPPLHAQVDMAPGVLLMDIGFAQQILGLPEQLSRLLLPGNFTATLPDSFKGQLQFKSSGEENNLARLTESFHLNLDALGFLSFVVGLFIVHAAIGLALEQRRGLLRTLRACGVSARMLIVSLAVELGALALIGGVAGVISGYLLASVLLPDVAASLRGLYGAEVAGQLSLSPLWWLSGVGLSLLGAALAGANSLWRAARLPLLALADPQAWHQAHARWLRRQGWVAAIALGIALLALLRGDSLASGFVLMAALLLGAALALPVVLNGVLNGLTRRTASVLGQWFVADCRQQLPALSLALMALLLALAANIGAGSMTAGFRQTFSNWLEQRLTAELYLNPQNPAQARQLYDWLEQQPQLTAVLPNWQVSIQLQGWPADVFGVIDHPTYRQHWPLLEALCDKPWDSLAADDTMMLSEQLARRLKVKLGDHLTIATPNGPWSPRIVGIYADYGNPKGHLLVNVNHLLRGWPQLTPNRFNLRIEPALITPFVTALQAHFALEDSRIVDQARLKGWSTQVFERTFAATAALNSLTLCVAGVALFISLLTQSQSRLGQLAPLWALGVTRRQLMLLNLGQTWLLAVLTLVLALPLGIALAWCLDTVINVQAFGWRLPLRVFPLQLLQLMGLALLATLLASAWPLYSLYRTQPADLLRTFAHED; this is encoded by the coding sequence ATGCGCATTTTTCGCCAGACCCTGCGCGCGCTGCTCAGTCATTGGCGACAGCACCCGGTGCAATTCTTTAGCGTGTTGACCGGGCTGTGGCTGGCCACCAGCCTGCTCACCGGCGTGCAAGCCCTGAACAGCCAGGCGCGGGACAGCTATGCCAAGGCCAGCCAGTTGATCGGCGGCGAACCCCAGGCCAGCCTGAGTGCGCCCGGCGGCGGGACGTTCTCCCAGCAGTTGTTTGTCGACCTGCGCCGCGCCGGTTGGCCGGTGTCGCCGGTGTTGCAGGGGCGGCTGACGCTCAAGGGCCATGAGGATCAGCGCCTGCAACTGATGGGCATCGAACCCGTGTCCCTGCCGGCCGGGTCCGAGGTGGCGGGGCGGGCGTTGGCCATCGAGCAGGTTGTCGAGTTCTTCACCCCGCCGGGCAGCACCTGGATTGCGCCGCAGACGCTGCAGGCCCTGGGATTGGCCCAGGGCGATCGGCCACAGGCCTTGAACGGTCAGGCCTTGCCACCCCTGCACGCCCAGGTGGACATGGCGCCGGGTGTGTTGCTGATGGACATCGGTTTTGCCCAGCAGATTCTCGGGTTGCCCGAGCAGTTATCGCGTCTGCTGCTGCCCGGGAATTTCACCGCGACACTGCCCGATTCGTTCAAGGGCCAACTTCAGTTCAAGAGCAGCGGCGAAGAAAACAATCTGGCGCGCCTCACCGAAAGCTTTCACCTGAACCTGGACGCCCTGGGGTTCCTGTCGTTCGTGGTCGGCCTGTTTATCGTGCATGCCGCGATAGGCCTGGCGCTGGAACAGCGGCGTGGTCTGCTGCGGACCCTGCGCGCCTGCGGGGTCAGCGCGCGGATGCTGATCGTCTCACTGGCCGTCGAACTGGGCGCCCTGGCCTTGATCGGCGGCGTGGCCGGCGTTATCAGCGGTTACCTGCTGGCCAGCGTGTTGCTGCCGGATGTCGCCGCCAGCCTGCGCGGGTTGTACGGTGCCGAAGTGGCGGGGCAGCTGAGCCTGAGCCCGCTGTGGTGGCTCAGCGGCGTCGGCCTGAGCCTGCTCGGCGCCGCGCTCGCGGGTGCCAACAGCTTGTGGCGGGCCGCGCGTTTGCCGCTGCTGGCCCTGGCCGATCCGCAGGCCTGGCACCAGGCCCATGCGCGCTGGCTGCGCCGCCAGGGTTGGGTGGCGGCGATTGCGTTGGGCATTGCGTTGCTGGCGTTGCTGCGCGGTGACAGCCTGGCCAGCGGATTTGTGTTGATGGCCGCGCTGTTGCTGGGCGCCGCGTTGGCGCTGCCGGTGGTACTCAATGGCGTGCTCAATGGGCTGACGAGGCGCACTGCTTCGGTGCTCGGCCAGTGGTTTGTCGCCGATTGCCGCCAGCAACTGCCGGCCTTGAGCCTGGCGCTGATGGCGTTGTTGCTGGCCCTGGCGGCCAACATCGGAGCCGGCAGCATGACCGCCGGTTTTCGCCAGACCTTCAGCAACTGGCTGGAACAACGGCTGACCGCCGAGCTCTACCTCAACCCACAAAACCCGGCCCAGGCTCGGCAGCTTTACGATTGGCTCGAGCAACAACCGCAGCTCACGGCGGTGTTGCCCAACTGGCAGGTCTCGATTCAATTGCAGGGTTGGCCGGCGGATGTGTTTGGGGTGATCGATCACCCGACCTATCGTCAGCACTGGCCGTTGCTGGAGGCCCTCTGCGACAAGCCCTGGGACAGCCTGGCGGCGGACGACACCATGATGCTCAGCGAGCAACTGGCGCGACGCTTGAAGGTCAAGCTGGGCGATCACTTGACGATTGCCACGCCCAACGGTCCCTGGTCGCCACGTATCGTCGGGATCTATGCCGACTACGGCAATCCCAAGGGCCACCTGCTGGTCAACGTCAATCACTTGCTGCGCGGCTGGCCACAACTGACGCCGAACCGCTTCAACCTGCGCATCGAACCAGCATTGATCACGCCGTTCGTAACCGCGCTGCAAGCGCATTTTGCGCTGGAGGACAGTCGCATCGTCGATCAGGCCCGGCTCAAGGGTTGGTCGACGCAAGTGTTCGAGCGCACCTTCGCCGCCACTGCTGCGCTCAATAGCCTGACCCTTTGCGTGGCGGGCGTGGCGTTGTTCATCAGCCTGCTGACGCAAAGCCAGAGTCGTCTGGGCCAACTGGCGCCGCTGTGGGCGCTGGGGGTGACGCGTCGGCAACTGATGCTGCTCAACCTTGGGCAAACCTGGCTGTTGGCGGTGCTGACGCTGGTGTTGGCGTTGCCGCTGGGCATTGCGTTGGCCTGGTGCCTGGACACCGTGATCAACGTCCAGGCTTTTGGCTGGCGTCTGCCGCTGCGGGTGTTTCCCCTGCAATTGCTGCAGTTGATGGGGCTGGCGTTGTTGGCGACGTTGCTGGCGTCGGCGTGGCCGCTGTATTCGCTGTATCGCACGCAACCGGCGGACCTGCTGAGGACCTTTGCCCATGAGGATTGA
- a CDS encoding lipocalin-like domain-containing protein, translating to MRIEFGVWLVVALLAGCGQPAPEEKGFAGLGNQASAFIPVVPGREFSFPADHGPHEGFRIEWWYITANLKDAQGREFGAQWTLFRSALKATPEASGWANQTIWLGHAAVTSASVHHAAERYARGGVGQAGVRLAPFEAWIDDWRLSSQVAGADPLAEMQLRARDKAFSYELRLTSNRPLVLQGDKGFSQKSEQGQASYYYSQPFFQASGLLSIDGKAFQVSGPAWLDREWSSQPLTANQSGWDWFSLHLDSGEQVMLYRMRQKNGDPYLTGTWIDALGQTQMLSAADIHLTPQDTAKVAGRSMPVRWSIKIPGKRLDIVISALNPQAWMDLRIPYWEGPVRLSGSHGGQGYLEMTGY from the coding sequence ATGAGGATTGAGTTCGGGGTATGGTTGGTCGTAGCGTTGCTCGCCGGTTGCGGTCAGCCGGCGCCTGAAGAAAAGGGCTTCGCCGGCCTCGGCAATCAGGCGTCCGCTTTTATCCCGGTGGTGCCAGGGCGCGAGTTCAGCTTTCCGGCCGATCACGGCCCGCATGAGGGCTTTCGCATCGAATGGTGGTACATCACCGCCAACCTCAAGGATGCGCAGGGCCGCGAGTTCGGCGCGCAGTGGACGCTGTTTCGCAGTGCCTTGAAAGCCACGCCCGAGGCATCTGGCTGGGCCAACCAGACGATATGGCTGGGCCACGCGGCGGTGACCTCGGCCTCGGTGCATCACGCCGCCGAGCGTTATGCCCGAGGCGGCGTGGGACAGGCCGGCGTGCGCCTTGCGCCATTCGAGGCGTGGATCGACGACTGGCGCTTGAGTAGTCAGGTAGCGGGTGCCGACCCTCTGGCCGAAATGCAACTGCGCGCCCGGGACAAGGCCTTCAGCTATGAACTGCGGCTGACTTCGAATCGACCGCTGGTGCTGCAAGGGGACAAGGGTTTCAGTCAGAAATCCGAACAGGGCCAGGCGTCGTATTACTACAGCCAGCCGTTTTTCCAGGCCAGTGGCCTGCTTTCGATCGACGGCAAGGCGTTTCAGGTCAGTGGCCCCGCGTGGCTCGACCGAGAATGGAGCAGCCAGCCCCTGACCGCCAATCAAAGCGGTTGGGACTGGTTTTCCCTGCACCTGGACAGCGGCGAGCAGGTGATGCTCTATCGCATGCGGCAAAAAAACGGCGATCCTTACCTGACCGGCACCTGGATCGACGCCCTGGGTCAGACGCAAATGCTCAGCGCCGCCGACATCCACCTCACCCCTCAGGACACCGCCAAGGTGGCCGGGCGTTCGATGCCGGTGCGCTGGTCGATCAAGATTCCCGGCAAACGACTCGATATCGTCATCAGTGCGCTGAATCCCCAAGCCTGGATGGATTTGCGCATTCCCTATTGGGAGGGGCCGGTGCGCTTGAGCGGAAGCCACGGCGGGCAGGGGTATCTGGAAATGACCGGTTATTGA
- a CDS encoding type 1 glutamine amidotransferase domain-containing protein, producing MKILMVLTSHDQLGDTGKKTGFWLEEFAAPYYAFKDAGAQLTLASPKGGQPPLDPKSDEPDAQTEATERFRKDPAAQSALASTVVLGTVKALDYDAIFYPGGHGPLWDLAEDRDSIALIEAFYNAGKPVAAVCHAPGVLRHAKGADGQPLVKGKRVTGFTNSEEEAVQLTKVVPFLVEDELQAKGGIFSKGPDWASYVLTDGLLLTGQNPASSQATAEALLSKLK from the coding sequence ATGAAAATCCTGATGGTTCTAACGTCCCACGATCAATTGGGTGACACCGGCAAGAAAACCGGCTTCTGGCTGGAAGAATTCGCGGCACCCTATTACGCCTTCAAGGACGCAGGTGCGCAACTGACCCTGGCCTCGCCCAAGGGCGGCCAGCCCCCGTTGGACCCCAAAAGCGACGAGCCGGATGCGCAAACCGAGGCCACCGAACGCTTTCGCAAGGACCCCGCGGCTCAGTCCGCATTGGCCTCGACCGTCGTGCTGGGCACGGTGAAAGCCTTGGACTACGACGCAATCTTCTATCCAGGCGGCCATGGGCCACTCTGGGACCTGGCCGAAGACCGTGACTCGATCGCGCTCATCGAAGCGTTCTACAACGCCGGCAAACCGGTCGCCGCCGTCTGCCATGCGCCCGGTGTACTGCGCCATGCCAAGGGCGCCGACGGCCAGCCACTGGTCAAGGGCAAGCGGGTGACGGGGTTCACCAACAGTGAAGAAGAAGCGGTACAACTGACCAAGGTCGTGCCATTTTTGGTGGAGGACGAACTCCAGGCCAAGGGCGGGATTTTTTCGAAGGGGCCGGATTGGGCGAGCTATGTGTTGACCGATGGGTTGTTGCTGACGGGGCAGAATCCGGCGTCTTCACAGGCGACGGCTGAAGCCCTGCTGTCAAAACTGAAATGA
- the hglS gene encoding 2-oxoadipate dioxygenase/decarboxylase HglS, which yields MSHPSFVSPDLIRQRFSKAMSDMYREEVPLYGALMELVEQTNRHVLDHDPQVAQRLNSTGEIERLDLERHGAIRVGTAAELATLARLFAVMGMQPVGYYDLTPAGVPVHSTAFRAVHEAALQVSPFRVFTSLLRLELIEDLELRAFAQSVLDQRSIFTPVALTLIDRAESQGGLSEKEAEEFVEQALETFRWHHSATVTAEQYQKLSAQHRLIADVVAFKGPHINHLTPRTLDIDIVQAQMPAHGITPKAVIEGPPRRQCPILLRQTSFKALDEPVAFSDQSDTRGSHSARFGEIEQRGAALTPKGRALYDRLLNAARDELKDFPNEANADRYNALMAQHFSEFPDTHEGMRQQELAFFRYFVTEKGLAAAELKTLALEDLVSGGYLQVEPLVYEDFLPVSAAGIFQSNLGDDAQTHYGVHSNQQAFESALGRSTIDELQLYAQTQQRSIEQCLAALGN from the coding sequence ATGAGCCATCCGAGCTTCGTCAGCCCCGACCTGATCCGCCAACGCTTCTCCAAGGCGATGTCCGACATGTACCGCGAAGAAGTGCCGCTGTACGGCGCGCTGATGGAACTGGTGGAACAGACCAACCGCCACGTGCTGGACCACGACCCGCAAGTGGCCCAACGCTTGAACAGCACCGGGGAAATCGAGCGCCTCGACCTTGAGCGCCATGGTGCAATCCGGGTCGGCACCGCCGCTGAACTGGCCACCCTCGCCCGCCTGTTCGCGGTGATGGGCATGCAGCCGGTGGGTTATTACGACCTGACCCCGGCCGGGGTGCCGGTGCATTCGACCGCGTTCCGTGCGGTGCATGAAGCGGCGCTGCAAGTCAGCCCGTTTCGTGTGTTCACCTCGTTGCTGCGCCTGGAACTGATTGAAGACCTGGAGTTGCGGGCGTTTGCCCAGTCGGTGCTGGACCAGCGTTCGATCTTCACCCCCGTTGCGCTCACGCTGATCGATCGTGCCGAATCCCAAGGCGGCCTCAGCGAAAAAGAGGCCGAAGAGTTCGTCGAGCAGGCCCTGGAAACCTTCCGCTGGCACCACAGTGCCACGGTGACCGCCGAGCAATATCAGAAACTCAGCGCCCAGCATCGACTGATTGCCGACGTGGTGGCGTTCAAGGGCCCGCACATCAATCACCTGACGCCGCGCACCCTCGACATCGACATCGTGCAGGCGCAAATGCCGGCGCACGGCATCACCCCCAAGGCGGTGATCGAAGGTCCGCCCCGCCGTCAGTGCCCTATCCTGCTGCGCCAGACCAGTTTCAAGGCGCTTGACGAGCCGGTCGCGTTCAGCGATCAATCCGACACCCGCGGCAGCCACAGCGCCCGCTTCGGTGAAATCGAACAACGCGGCGCCGCACTGACGCCCAAAGGCCGGGCGCTGTACGACCGCTTGCTCAATGCTGCGCGGGACGAACTCAAGGATTTCCCCAACGAAGCCAACGCTGACCGCTACAACGCCTTGATGGCGCAACACTTCAGCGAATTCCCTGACACCCATGAGGGCATGCGCCAACAGGAACTGGCGTTCTTTCGCTATTTTGTGACGGAAAAAGGCCTGGCGGCGGCTGAACTGAAAACCTTGGCGCTCGAAGACCTGGTCAGCGGCGGGTATCTGCAAGTTGAACCACTGGTGTACGAGGATTTCCTGCCGGTCAGCGCCGCGGGGATCTTTCAGTCAAACCTGGGGGATGACGCGCAAACCCACTATGGCGTGCACTCTAACCAACAGGCGTTCGAATCAGCCCTGGGGCGTTCAACGATCGATGAACTGCAGTTGTATGCACAAACTCAACAGCGCTCGATCGAGCAGTGTCTAGCCGCCCTGGGTAACTAA
- a CDS encoding alpha/beta fold hydrolase encodes MLLLVVAIAVFAAWSWLSYPAIGYWLYDLSVAVEAKLYKLHKIVVPIAEMTVSTWQGGPYEASSNVLMLHGFSADKNLWLRFARHFVGNYRVIIPDIAGHGETGFKAGGGYDIPLQAKRMIQLLDVCGVDKVHVIGNSMGGYIAAWLAAHYPERIASLALFDPAGVTAPEPSDLERHLAKGHNPFLIHSREEFKYFYGMTMAEPPWVPRVVLDAVAHRYQQSRDELEEIFREFRASPPMEPRLPAIKAPALLLWGRKDRLIDVSSVAIWSKGLADLRVEIWEGIGHMPMVEAPAGSARLYREFLASLRSESPQDQRLH; translated from the coding sequence ATGCTTTTACTGGTTGTCGCTATCGCGGTGTTCGCCGCCTGGAGCTGGTTGAGCTACCCGGCCATCGGGTACTGGCTGTATGACTTGAGCGTGGCCGTCGAGGCCAAGTTGTACAAACTGCACAAGATCGTCGTGCCCATCGCCGAAATGACTGTCTCGACCTGGCAAGGCGGACCGTATGAGGCGTCCAGCAATGTGTTGATGCTGCACGGCTTCAGTGCCGACAAGAACCTGTGGCTGCGTTTTGCCCGGCACTTTGTCGGCAACTACCGGGTGATCATCCCCGACATCGCCGGGCATGGTGAAACCGGCTTCAAGGCGGGTGGCGGCTATGACATTCCCTTGCAAGCCAAGCGCATGATCCAGTTGCTCGATGTCTGCGGGGTCGACAAGGTCCATGTCATCGGCAACTCGATGGGCGGCTACATCGCGGCCTGGCTGGCGGCCCATTATCCGGAGCGCATCGCCTCGCTCGCCCTGTTCGACCCTGCCGGGGTCACTGCGCCAGAACCCAGTGACCTGGAGCGGCATCTGGCCAAGGGCCACAACCCGTTCCTGATCCACTCGCGGGAAGAATTCAAGTATTTCTATGGCATGACCATGGCCGAACCACCGTGGGTGCCGCGCGTGGTGCTGGATGCCGTCGCCCATCGCTATCAACAGTCGCGCGACGAACTGGAGGAAATCTTCCGCGAATTTCGCGCCAGCCCGCCAATGGAACCCCGGCTGCCGGCAATCAAGGCCCCGGCGCTGTTGCTATGGGGGCGCAAGGACCGCTTGATCGATGTCAGCAGCGTGGCCATCTGGAGCAAGGGCCTGGCGGATCTGCGGGTGGAAATATGGGAAGGCATCGGGCACATGCCGATGGTCGAAGCACCTGCAGGTTCGGCGCGCCTGTATCGGGAGTTTTTGGCATCGCTGCGCTCGGAAAGCCCCCAGGATCAACGTCTGCACTGA
- a CDS encoding flavin-containing monooxygenase, producing MQTFQVLIIGSGFGGQCAAVNLLKAGIDDFRLLERRDFFGGTWCQNTYPGAAVDVPSPLYSLSFAPYRWTQMFAEQAELHRYTRYVVEHFGLRSKVELQANVERVEWDEEHTLWAVHTAKGVFHAQFLINATGPLSQPVVPHFEGQERFGGKAFHTNNWDHSYDYRQKRVAIIGSGASAAQVIPAIAPDVEHLHVFQRTPHWVLPRADRTFGRFQRWLLGLKPAYKLLRWLIYWQFETRVIAFKYSRPAVRMVQLQALRLLKRQVPDAELRRKLTPDYTLGCKRVILSSTLYPALCRANVTLHSREQGIKAIDETGILMQDGQHIDLDLIIWSTGYDATDGVISYPVTGKNGTRLKDVWAQYPRAYLGTSLPAFPNLFIVTGPNTGIGHTSALFIIESQMNYILDCIRTIKARGLRSIEVRPEAERTYTEMIHREMERTVWKSGGCHSWYQSKSGHVVAMFPGFSFSFHRLTRTLKPADHIVS from the coding sequence ATGCAGACCTTTCAAGTGCTGATCATCGGCAGCGGTTTTGGCGGCCAGTGCGCGGCGGTCAATTTGCTCAAGGCCGGCATCGACGATTTTCGCCTGCTGGAACGCCGGGATTTCTTCGGCGGCACCTGGTGCCAGAACACTTACCCGGGCGCCGCGGTCGACGTGCCCTCGCCGCTCTATTCGCTGTCGTTCGCCCCCTACCGCTGGACGCAGATGTTCGCCGAACAGGCTGAACTGCACCGCTACACCCGTTACGTGGTGGAGCACTTCGGCTTGCGAAGCAAGGTGGAACTGCAGGCCAATGTCGAGCGTGTCGAATGGGACGAAGAACATACACTCTGGGCGGTACACACCGCCAAGGGCGTGTTTCATGCCCAGTTCCTGATCAATGCCACCGGCCCCCTGAGCCAACCGGTGGTCCCACACTTCGAAGGTCAGGAACGCTTTGGCGGCAAAGCCTTTCATACCAACAATTGGGATCATTCCTACGATTACCGGCAAAAGCGTGTGGCCATCATCGGCAGCGGCGCCAGTGCGGCCCAAGTGATTCCGGCGATCGCCCCGGATGTCGAGCACCTGCATGTATTCCAGCGCACGCCGCATTGGGTGCTGCCACGGGCTGACCGCACCTTCGGCCGTTTCCAGCGCTGGTTGCTCGGGCTCAAGCCGGCCTACAAGCTGCTGCGCTGGCTGATCTACTGGCAGTTTGAAACCCGGGTGATTGCCTTCAAATATTCAAGGCCGGCAGTGCGCATGGTCCAGCTGCAAGCCCTGCGTTTGCTCAAGCGCCAGGTGCCGGATGCCGAGTTGCGGCGCAAATTGACCCCCGACTACACGCTCGGCTGCAAGCGGGTGATCCTGTCGAGCACCCTTTACCCTGCGCTGTGCCGCGCCAACGTGACATTGCACAGCCGCGAACAGGGCATCAAAGCCATCGATGAAACCGGTATCCTCATGCAGGACGGCCAACACATCGACCTGGACCTGATCATCTGGTCCACCGGTTACGACGCCACCGACGGGGTGATTTCCTACCCTGTTACGGGAAAAAACGGCACCCGCCTCAAGGACGTCTGGGCGCAATACCCGCGCGCCTACCTCGGCACCAGCCTGCCGGCCTTCCCCAACCTGTTTATCGTCACCGGGCCGAACACCGGGATCGGCCATACATCGGCACTGTTCATCATCGAATCGCAGATGAACTACATCCTCGATTGCATTCGCACGATAAAAGCACGCGGTTTGCGCAGCATCGAAGTACGCCCCGAGGCAGAACGTACCTACACTGAAATGATCCATAGAGAAATGGAACGCACGGTGTGGAAGTCAGGAGGCTGCCACAGTTGGTATCAAAGCAAGAGCGGTCATGTGGTTGCCATGTTTCCCGGGTTCAGTTTCAGCTTTCACCGCTTGACCCGAACCCTGAAACCGGCGGATCACATCGTGTCCTGA
- a CDS encoding diguanylate cyclase, translating to MGKMGGKGLSLARRLYTSRILGLVLGLICVSVAMYPLDPAMWVWSLMLFNGLLWPHLAYQWARRGKTPYHAEHRNLLVDAFMGGFWVAAMQFNPLPSATTISMMAMNNVAIGGLRFLLVGSAAQILGVCVGWLIFTPAFIPETSQLQLYACLPLMCFYPMALGWICYRQAYTLGRQKRELLALSRTDSLTGLLNHGAWKDQLEIEFQRCQRQHQGGAIALIDIDHFKSINDTYGHVAGDIVLRQLSKMLRQNLRATDVAGRYGGDEFCVILPDLPLSSAAVAMDALRDRFATLGYEQTPALKVSLSIGLAAFNARHADATLWLNDADQALYEAKTSGRNRVICCSNDRPQRELLDSV from the coding sequence ATGGGAAAGATGGGAGGAAAAGGACTTTCACTGGCCAGGAGGCTCTACACGTCGCGAATCCTCGGCCTGGTGCTGGGTTTGATCTGCGTGAGTGTGGCGATGTACCCACTGGACCCGGCGATGTGGGTCTGGAGCCTGATGCTGTTCAACGGCTTGCTCTGGCCGCACCTGGCCTATCAATGGGCGCGTCGGGGCAAGACGCCCTATCACGCCGAACACCGCAACCTGTTGGTCGACGCGTTCATGGGCGGCTTCTGGGTCGCCGCGATGCAGTTCAATCCGCTGCCCAGTGCAACGACTATTTCCATGATGGCGATGAACAACGTAGCCATCGGCGGTTTGCGTTTTCTGCTGGTGGGCAGTGCGGCGCAGATTCTCGGGGTGTGCGTCGGCTGGCTGATCTTCACCCCGGCCTTCATCCCTGAAACCAGCCAGCTGCAGCTGTACGCCTGCTTGCCCCTGATGTGTTTTTATCCCATGGCACTGGGCTGGATCTGCTATCGCCAGGCCTATACCCTCGGCCGGCAAAAGCGTGAGCTGCTGGCCCTGAGCCGCACCGACAGCCTGACCGGCCTGCTCAATCACGGCGCCTGGAAGGATCAGCTGGAGATCGAGTTCCAGCGCTGCCAACGCCAGCATCAGGGCGGGGCCATCGCCCTGATCGACATCGACCACTTCAAGAGCATCAATGACACCTACGGCCACGTTGCCGGTGACATCGTGCTGCGCCAATTGAGCAAGATGCTCAGGCAGAACCTGCGGGCCACCGACGTGGCCGGGCGTTATGGCGGCGACGAGTTCTGCGTGATCCTTCCCGACCTGCCGTTGAGCAGCGCGGCCGTGGCCATGGACGCCTTGCGTGACCGTTTCGCGACCCTGGGGTACGAGCAAACTCCGGCCCTGAAAGTCAGCTTGAGCATTGGTCTTGCGGCCTTTAACGCACGCCACGCCGATGCGACCTTGTGGCTCAACGATGCTGACCAGGCGTTGTATGAGGCCAAGACCTCGGGGCGTAATCGGGTTATCTGTTGCAGCAATGACAGGCCTCAGCGCGAGCTGCTTGACTCTGTCTGA